A section of the Metabacillus endolithicus genome encodes:
- a CDS encoding energy-coupling factor ABC transporter ATP-binding protein, whose product MGQTIIDVENITFHYHQEAAPALENVSIQVNKGEWLAIVGHNGSGKSTLARILNGLYVPDKGKVRVCGVELSEETIWDIRKHVGMVFQNPDNQFVGTTVKDDVAFGLENHGVARDEMVRRIDWATKKVSMDQFLEHEPHHLSGGQKQRVAIAGVIAVQPDIIILDEATSMLDPLGREEVIQTVRDLNDQGTLTVISITHDLEEASKADRIIVMNGGKKFAEGTPDEVFKLDDELVQIGLDLPFPLQLSKKLREQGIPIKGNHLTEEGLVEELWTLRSKM is encoded by the coding sequence ATGGGTCAGACAATCATCGATGTTGAAAATATAACATTTCACTATCATCAAGAAGCTGCTCCTGCGTTAGAGAATGTATCTATACAGGTTAATAAGGGAGAATGGCTTGCTATTGTTGGTCACAACGGCTCAGGTAAATCAACTCTAGCACGTATATTAAATGGACTATATGTTCCTGATAAAGGAAAGGTTCGAGTATGTGGAGTTGAATTATCTGAAGAGACGATTTGGGATATACGGAAACATGTTGGTATGGTTTTTCAGAATCCTGATAATCAATTTGTTGGCACCACTGTTAAAGATGATGTAGCCTTTGGATTAGAGAATCACGGAGTTGCTAGGGATGAAATGGTAAGGAGAATTGATTGGGCGACAAAAAAGGTTAGCATGGATCAATTTCTTGAACATGAACCGCATCATCTTTCAGGTGGACAAAAACAACGTGTTGCTATTGCAGGAGTCATAGCAGTTCAGCCGGATATCATCATTCTTGATGAAGCAACTTCAATGTTAGATCCACTAGGAAGAGAAGAAGTTATTCAAACTGTTAGAGACCTGAATGATCAGGGAACTTTAACCGTTATCTCCATTACACATGATTTAGAAGAAGCGTCTAAGGCTGATCGAATCATTGTGATGAATGGTGGTAAGAAGTTTGCGGAAGGAACGCCAGATGAAGTATTTAAGCTTGATGATGAGTTAGTTCAGATCGGCTTAGACCTGCCATTTCCTCTACAGTTAAGTAAAAAGTTAAGAGAGCAAGGTATTCCAATTAAGGGGAACCATTTGACTGAAGAAGGGCTGGTGGAAGAGCTATGGACATTACGTTCAAAAATGTAG
- a CDS encoding energy-coupling factor ABC transporter ATP-binding protein — MDITFKNVEHRYQARTPFERLALYDINLSIKKGTYLSIIGHTGSGKSTILQHLNGLLKPTNGSVQIGAHIIEAGKKQKKLKEVRRLVGIVFQFPEHQLFEETVEKDIAFGPMNFGVSEEDAFKKAKKSLEIVGLPESILQKSPFDLSGGQMRRVAIAGVLAMGPEVLVLDEPTAGLDPKGRKEMMDLFYELRREQNLTIILVTHSMEDAAKYSDEIIVMHKGTIEMRGTPREIFSEGEKLSAIGLDLPETVKLQQKLVAKGISLGEIPLTLEETVDQLTSLMKGVGQP; from the coding sequence ATGGACATTACGTTCAAAAATGTAGAACATCGTTATCAAGCACGAACACCATTTGAACGACTTGCACTATATGATATAAACCTTTCTATTAAAAAGGGAACCTATTTGTCCATTATCGGTCACACTGGCTCAGGTAAATCCACCATACTACAACATTTAAATGGTTTGTTAAAGCCTACCAATGGCTCTGTTCAAATTGGTGCTCACATCATTGAGGCGGGGAAAAAACAAAAGAAGCTTAAGGAAGTTAGAAGGCTTGTAGGGATAGTGTTTCAATTTCCGGAACATCAGCTTTTTGAAGAAACGGTTGAGAAAGATATAGCTTTTGGTCCAATGAATTTTGGTGTAAGTGAAGAGGATGCTTTTAAGAAGGCAAAGAAATCCCTAGAAATAGTAGGATTACCTGAATCGATTTTACAGAAGTCACCGTTTGATTTAAGTGGTGGACAAATGCGGAGAGTTGCCATTGCTGGTGTTTTGGCTATGGGGCCTGAGGTTTTAGTTCTCGATGAACCTACTGCAGGTCTAGACCCTAAAGGTCGTAAAGAAATGATGGACTTATTCTATGAACTTCGTCGTGAGCAAAATTTAACGATAATTTTGGTTACTCATAGTATGGAAGATGCCGCAAAATATTCTGATGAAATAATTGTGATGCATAAAGGCACCATTGAAATGAGAGGGACTCCAAGAGAGATCTTTAGTGAAGGAGAGAAGCTTTCAGCAATTGGTCTAGATTTACCTGAAACAGTTAAGCTTCAGCAAAAGCTTGTTGCAAAAGGAATATCTTTAGGTGAGATTCCACTTACTTTAGAGGAAACAGTTGATCAATTGACCTCCCTTATGAAAGGGGTTGGGCAACCTTGA
- a CDS encoding energy-coupling factor transporter transmembrane component T family protein, with product MMNNIIIGKYVPGSSLIHRMDPRAKLILIFAFVFIVFIANNFLTYALLGVFTLFVVLMTKLPLRFLIRGLRPVLWIILFTFILHLIVTKEGEVLIDLRFLKIYEEGLKQGIYISLRFLYLILITTILTLTTTPIEITDGMESLLGPFGKLGLPVHELALMMSISLRFIPTLMEETDKILKAQMARGVDFTGGPVKDRFKAVVPLLVPLFISAFKRAEELATAMEARGYNGGEGRTKLRQLKWGILDTSLLILLVVLGVALLYLRT from the coding sequence TTGATGAACAATATCATTATTGGTAAATATGTACCAGGTTCATCCCTTATTCATAGAATGGATCCTAGGGCCAAACTAATCCTCATCTTTGCTTTTGTGTTTATTGTTTTTATCGCCAATAATTTCCTCACTTATGCTCTTTTAGGTGTATTTACCCTTTTCGTTGTTTTGATGACAAAACTACCTCTTAGGTTTTTAATAAGAGGACTTAGGCCTGTTTTATGGATTATTCTTTTTACCTTTATTCTGCATCTCATAGTGACAAAGGAAGGCGAAGTCTTGATTGACTTAAGATTCCTTAAGATATATGAAGAGGGTCTGAAACAAGGGATCTATATTTCACTTAGGTTTTTATATCTTATTTTAATTACTACGATCCTAACTCTAACTACAACTCCAATTGAAATTACAGATGGTATGGAAAGTCTATTAGGTCCATTTGGTAAACTTGGACTACCTGTCCATGAACTGGCTTTAATGATGTCGATATCTTTAAGATTTATTCCAACACTAATGGAGGAAACGGATAAAATATTAAAGGCACAAATGGCAAGAGGTGTAGACTTTACAGGAGGCCCTGTGAAGGACCGTTTTAAGGCTGTTGTTCCATTGCTTGTTCCTCTCTTTATTAGTGCCTTTAAAAGGGCTGAGGAGCTTGCTACAGCGATGGAAGCTCGTGGATATAATGGGGGAGAAGGAAGAACAAAGCTGCGTCAGTTAAAATGGGGGATACTCGATACTTCTCTTTTAATACTATTAGTGGTTTTAGGAGTAGCCTTACTATATTTACGGACATAG
- the truA gene encoding tRNA pseudouridine(38-40) synthase TruA, translating into MRVKCIVSYDGTQFSGYQVQPNKRTVQSEIENSLLKLHKGQAVKIYASGRTDAQVHALGQVFHFDTHLTIPKEKWPYALNSLLPDDISIKEAVYVDDDFHSRFHALKKEYRYQINTAKIQDVFKRHYMYHFPYHLDVDLMRKASQYLCGTHDFTSFCVAKTEVEDKVRTIFSIDIVKKDSDIIFSFIGNGFLYNMVRILVGTLLEVGQGIRTPESIPAVIKGRDRGLSGKTVPGHGLYLWKVYYDN; encoded by the coding sequence ATGAGAGTAAAATGTATTGTATCTTATGACGGAACACAATTCAGTGGATATCAGGTGCAACCTAATAAAAGGACAGTTCAAAGTGAAATAGAGAATTCTCTATTAAAACTTCATAAAGGACAAGCTGTAAAGATTTACGCGTCTGGTAGAACAGATGCACAGGTTCATGCATTAGGCCAGGTTTTTCACTTTGATACACATTTAACCATTCCAAAGGAAAAATGGCCATATGCCTTAAATAGCTTGCTGCCAGATGATATATCGATTAAAGAGGCAGTATACGTAGATGATGATTTTCATTCTAGATTTCATGCGCTAAAGAAAGAATATCGTTACCAAATTAATACGGCTAAAATCCAAGATGTTTTTAAACGACATTATATGTATCATTTCCCATATCACTTAGATGTGGATTTAATGAGGAAAGCATCCCAATATCTTTGTGGTACACATGATTTCACGAGTTTTTGTGTTGCAAAAACAGAAGTGGAAGATAAAGTGAGAACCATATTTTCCATAGATATTGTTAAAAAGGATTCTGATATAATTTTTTCTTTTATTGGTAATGGTTTTTTATATAATATGGTCAGGATTTTAGTAGGAACATTGTTAGAAGTAGGCCAAGGGATTAGAACTCCTGAAAGTATACCAGCAGTAATAAAAGGAAGAGACAGAGGTTTAAGTGGAAAAACTGTCCCGGGTCATGGTTTATATTTATGGAAAGTTTACTATGACAACTAA